The following proteins come from a genomic window of Anguilla rostrata isolate EN2019 chromosome 17, ASM1855537v3, whole genome shotgun sequence:
- the LOC135243371 gene encoding thymidine kinase, cytosolic-like, translated as MDCLTVPQIWPNSPRKKRGQIQVIFGPMFSGKSTELMRRVRRFQIAQYSCLVIKYAKDNRCSDKGVARQDKYTMEVMSASRLHDLHSLALQACVIGVDEGQFFPDTVEFCEEMANMGKTIIVAALDGTYQRKPYGNILNLVPLAESVVKLSAVCSQCFGEAAYTKRLGKEREVEVIGGADMYHAVCRACYSALTSGKENSTPEREEAPPHALLGSRLPSGVSRVLFATLQT; from the exons ATGGACTGCTTGACCGTGCCGCAGATTTGGCCAAATTCTCCTAGGAAAAAGAGAGGACAGATTCAG GTTATTTTCGGGCCAATGTTTTCTGGGAAAAG TACCGAGTTAATGCGCAGAGTTCGCCGCTTCCAGATTGCACAGTACAGCTGTTTGGTGATAAAATACGCCAAAGACAATCGCTGTTCGGACAAAGGTGTCGCACGCCAGGACAA GTACACTATGGAAGTTATGTCAGCCAGTCGTCTCCATGACTTGCATTCACTAGCGCTGCAGGCGTGTGTCATTGGCGTCGACGAGGGCCAGTTT TTCCCGGACACTGTGGAGTTCTGTGAGGAAATGGCAAACATGGGCAAAACTATCATCGTGGCTGCATTGGATGGTACATATCAGAGAAAG CCATATGGGAACATCCTCAATCTAGTGCCCCTGGCGGAGAGCGTGGTGAAACTGAGCGCCGTCTGCTCGCAGTGCTTCGGGGAGGCCGCCTACACCAAGCGGCTGGGGAAGGAGCGAGAG GTGGAGGTGATCGGGGGTGCGGACATGTACCACGCCGTGTGCCGCGCCTGTTACAGTGCCCTGACATCAGGGAAGGAGAACAGCACCCCCGAGAGGGAGGAGGCTCCCCCGCACGCCCTTCTGGGGAGCCGGCTTCCATCGGGCGTGTCCCGCGTACTGTTTGCCACACTGCAAACATAA
- the LOC135243370 gene encoding kynurenine formamidase-like, with protein sequence MDQNELERQYSPSQWSHRMTADDVIKAHVAFVKEGTQRACNVAKTMLDVPYGKGDGEKMDIYLPTTGPSQGIPLIVYIHGGYWQFFSKEESGFIAVPLVQKGVAVAAVDYDIAPNGNMDLMVSQVRRSIVSIVQQYSHISGVYLCGHSAGAHLAAMVLCTDWSQHGITPQIKGAFLVSGIYDLLPILSTYVNEPLKMTEEVALRNSPSRLVPELKRSSSACHIVVAVGQHDSPEFWKQSDNFFKALKSSGLKVTFEDVPNKDHFDIIEQLVDEDYHLTQLLLKMIKEN encoded by the exons ATGGACCAAAAT GAACTGGAGAGGCAGTATTCCCCTAGTCAGTGGTCGCACAGGATGACAGCTGATGATGTGATAAAGGCCCATGTGGCATTTGTCAAAGAAG gtacaCAGAGGGCTTGTAATGTGGCTAAAACCATGCTGGATGTGCCATATGGAAAGGGAGATGGGGAGAAGATGGACATCTACCTGCCCACCACTGGCCCCTCTCAAG GTATTCCCTTAATTGTTTATATTCATGGAGGTTACTGGCAGTTTTTCAG CAAAGAGGAGTCAGGTTTCATTGCAGTGCCTCTGGTACAGAAGGGCGTGGCCGTGGCTGCTGTAGATTATGACATCGCCCCTAACG GTAATATGGATTTGATGGTATCTCAGGTGCGGCGTAGCATTGTGTCCATTGTTCAGCAGTATTCCCACATCAG TGGAGTATACCTGTGTGGGCACTCTGCAGGAGCTCACCTGGCTGCTATGGTCCTCTGTACCGATTGGTCCCAGCACGGCATTACACCTCAGATCAAAG GTGCTTTCCTCGTCAGTGGCATTTACGATCTTCTTCCCATCCTCTCCACCTACGTCAACGAACCCCTGAAGATGACCGA GGAAGTGGCTCTGAGGAATAGCCCCAGCAGGCTAGTCCCCGAGTTGAAGCGGTCATCCTCTGCTTGTCACATTGTGGTTGCTGTGGGGCAGCATGACTCTCCAGAGTTCTGGAAGCAGTCCGATAACTTTTTCAAG gctTTGAAGTCCTCTGGACTAAAGGTGACCTTTGAGGATGTTCCCAATAAGGATCACTTCGATATCATTGAGCAGCTTGTGGATGAGGACTATCACCTTACACAG CTCCTGCTCAAGATGATAAAGGAAAACTGA
- the cant1a gene encoding soluble calcium-activated nucleotidase 1 isoform X1, giving the protein MPAVQLAARKRRKGVSAAPRPMLVAPGSAQSGQNESMTSLRISAGGLPVLSSMTSGMDSRVRLRWRAIAAAAAALSVFLLLYLHWTSANAGPRPPNGNGLGGRAGWGEAGPEGGARYNDTYPLTSPVRTAQGVRYRIGVIADLDTASHDPKGHTWFSYLRRGHLLVSESGDQVSVEWDPERTVLESHLAEKGRGMELSELVAFNGHLYSVDDRTGVVYRIEGSKAVPWVILPDGDGSVSKGFKAEWLAVKDEHLYVGGLGKEWTTTTGEFVNDNPEWVKVVGFRGDVRHENWVPQYTSLRDAAGIKPPGYLIHESAAWSDTLQRWFFLPRRASSERYDETADERRGTNLVLSCSPSFRDITASRVGPLDPTHGFSSFKFVPDTDDQIVLALKSEEDAGRIATYILAFTLDGRILLPETKIGDVKYEGLEFI; this is encoded by the exons ATGCCGGCCGTCCAGCTGGCCGCgaggaagagaagaaagg GCGTTTCCGCGGCTCCCCGTCCCATGTTGGTAGCGCCAGGCTCTGCACAGTCGGGCCAGAATGAGTCGATGACATCACTGCGCATCTCGGCGGGGGGCCTTCCGGTGCTTTCCTCCATGACCAGCGGCATGGACTCGCGCGTCCGCCTCCGCTGGCGCGCCAtcgcggccgccgccgccgccctgtCCGTCTTCCTCCTGCTCTACCTGCACTGGACTTCGGCCAACGCCGGGCCCCGCCCGCCCAACGGCAACGGCctcggcgggcgggcgggctggggggaggcggggccggaggGAGGGGCGCGCTACAACGACACGTACCCCCTGACGTCGCCCGTGCGCACGGCGCAGGGCGTCCGCTACCGCATCGGCGTGATCGCTGACCTGGACACGGCATCGCACGACCCCAAGGGCCACACCTGGTTCAGCTACCTGCGACGGGGACACCTGCTGGTGTCGGAGAGCGGCGACCAGGTGTCGGTGGAGTGGGACCCGGAGCGGACGGTGCTGGAGAGCCACCTGGCGGAAAAGGGGCGGGGCATGGAGCTGTCGGAGCTGGTGGCCTTCAACGGGCACCTGTACAGCGTGGACGACCGCACGGGCGTGGTCTACCGCATAGAGGGCAGCAAGGCCGTACCCTGGGTCATCCTGCCCGACGGAGATGGCTCCGTCTCCAAAG ggttCAAAGCGGAGTGGCTGGCGGTGAAGGACGAGCACCTGTACGTGGGCGGGCTCGGGAAGGAGTGGACCACCACCACGGGGGAGTTCGTCAACGACAACCCGGAGTGGGTGAAGGTGGTGGGTTTCCGTGGCGACGTGAGGCACGAGAACTGGGTGCCGCAGTACACCTCCCTGCGAGACGCGGCCGGGATCAAGCCCCCCG gttaTCTGATCCACGAGTCGGCCGCCTGGAGTGACACTCTGCAGCGCTGGTTCTTCCTCCCGCGCCGCGCCAGCTCCGAGCGCTACGACGAGACGGCGGACGAGCGCCGCGGCACCAACCTGGTGCTCAGCTGCTCGCCCAGCTTCCGCGACATCACCGCCAGCCGGGTCGGCCCGCTGGACCCCACCCACGGCTTCTCCTCCTTCAAGTTCGTCCCCGACACCGACGACCAGATCGTCCTGGCCCTCAAGTCCGAGGAGGACGCGGGCAGGATCGCCACCTACATCCTGGCCTTCACGCTGGACGGGCGCATCCTCCTCCCCGAGACCAAGATCGGGGACGTCAAGTACGAGGGGCTGGAGTTCATCTAG
- the cant1a gene encoding soluble calcium-activated nucleotidase 1 isoform X2, which yields MLVAPGSAQSGQNESMTSLRISAGGLPVLSSMTSGMDSRVRLRWRAIAAAAAALSVFLLLYLHWTSANAGPRPPNGNGLGGRAGWGEAGPEGGARYNDTYPLTSPVRTAQGVRYRIGVIADLDTASHDPKGHTWFSYLRRGHLLVSESGDQVSVEWDPERTVLESHLAEKGRGMELSELVAFNGHLYSVDDRTGVVYRIEGSKAVPWVILPDGDGSVSKGFKAEWLAVKDEHLYVGGLGKEWTTTTGEFVNDNPEWVKVVGFRGDVRHENWVPQYTSLRDAAGIKPPGYLIHESAAWSDTLQRWFFLPRRASSERYDETADERRGTNLVLSCSPSFRDITASRVGPLDPTHGFSSFKFVPDTDDQIVLALKSEEDAGRIATYILAFTLDGRILLPETKIGDVKYEGLEFI from the exons ATGTTGGTAGCGCCAGGCTCTGCACAGTCGGGCCAGAATGAGTCGATGACATCACTGCGCATCTCGGCGGGGGGCCTTCCGGTGCTTTCCTCCATGACCAGCGGCATGGACTCGCGCGTCCGCCTCCGCTGGCGCGCCAtcgcggccgccgccgccgccctgtCCGTCTTCCTCCTGCTCTACCTGCACTGGACTTCGGCCAACGCCGGGCCCCGCCCGCCCAACGGCAACGGCctcggcgggcgggcgggctggggggaggcggggccggaggGAGGGGCGCGCTACAACGACACGTACCCCCTGACGTCGCCCGTGCGCACGGCGCAGGGCGTCCGCTACCGCATCGGCGTGATCGCTGACCTGGACACGGCATCGCACGACCCCAAGGGCCACACCTGGTTCAGCTACCTGCGACGGGGACACCTGCTGGTGTCGGAGAGCGGCGACCAGGTGTCGGTGGAGTGGGACCCGGAGCGGACGGTGCTGGAGAGCCACCTGGCGGAAAAGGGGCGGGGCATGGAGCTGTCGGAGCTGGTGGCCTTCAACGGGCACCTGTACAGCGTGGACGACCGCACGGGCGTGGTCTACCGCATAGAGGGCAGCAAGGCCGTACCCTGGGTCATCCTGCCCGACGGAGATGGCTCCGTCTCCAAAG ggttCAAAGCGGAGTGGCTGGCGGTGAAGGACGAGCACCTGTACGTGGGCGGGCTCGGGAAGGAGTGGACCACCACCACGGGGGAGTTCGTCAACGACAACCCGGAGTGGGTGAAGGTGGTGGGTTTCCGTGGCGACGTGAGGCACGAGAACTGGGTGCCGCAGTACACCTCCCTGCGAGACGCGGCCGGGATCAAGCCCCCCG gttaTCTGATCCACGAGTCGGCCGCCTGGAGTGACACTCTGCAGCGCTGGTTCTTCCTCCCGCGCCGCGCCAGCTCCGAGCGCTACGACGAGACGGCGGACGAGCGCCGCGGCACCAACCTGGTGCTCAGCTGCTCGCCCAGCTTCCGCGACATCACCGCCAGCCGGGTCGGCCCGCTGGACCCCACCCACGGCTTCTCCTCCTTCAAGTTCGTCCCCGACACCGACGACCAGATCGTCCTGGCCCTCAAGTCCGAGGAGGACGCGGGCAGGATCGCCACCTACATCCTGGCCTTCACGCTGGACGGGCGCATCCTCCTCCCCGAGACCAAGATCGGGGACGTCAAGTACGAGGGGCTGGAGTTCATCTAG
- the LOC135243367 gene encoding galectin-3-binding protein A-like, with protein MLTLGIASLSWLMMMSVRLSAAAREGDLRLVGGTRSSEGRVEVYHGGQWGTVCDDGWDMTEAQVVCRQLRFPGAQSVVTGGTYGPGSGKIWLDDLDCKGTEPSLSSCPFKGWGITDCSHAEDAGVICEKKVAVKDDRLFPLDHSLSLSGELGALFDSKRDCDLTVVVLSPEEEVGENTSCVHSLVLSLSTEPSFSLQALQAGNLTINVSQDCRSYVSQFLRYLYTREIDISASSAQCLHKLASDFGMKRLQEDAGRLFGLLLPWDSTFHTQASLYKYSVQTGDLALQETCLQYLAWNCEALVSSPAWPTLSRDALEALLSRSDLAVPDEAFLLRALESWVRDGRGSPGLGDEAALLRLIRFPMIPPAELYDLPFTSDLYGRHGELVRSGMLRGFQFHALSLAQLRKRLNDSDDEYLPRIYTANPWSLDVNSTAVSRGSRRERRYNSRNPYGGYNYESYETVYYSIDHTFSTPVHTSAVLRDKKVSWAANVFKTQEECSSSTVQCETVPAVRLRSQSSLSDYQSSIRFTNRLLVTCGNSSGGEGGYVFHVRDFKDNLALIPTNNRTGQAYPCYEDSYIYRFVVRPEYI; from the exons ATGCTGACTCTTGGAATCGCTTCCCTTTCGTGGCTGATGATgatgtccgtccgtctgtctgcgg CGGCTCGGGAGGGGGACTTACGGCTGGTGGGGGGCACGCGGTCCTCGGAGGGCCGGGTGGAGGTGTACCACGGGGGGCAGTGGGGGACTGTGTGCGATGACGGCTGGGACATGACCGAGGCGCAGGTGGTGTGTCGCCAGCTCCGTTTCCCCGGTGCTCAGTCCGTCGTCACAGGAGGGACCTACGGGCCAG GGTCTGGCAAGATTTGGCTGGATGACCTGGACTGCAAGGGAACAGAGCCCTCCCTGTCCAGCTGCCCCTTTAAAGGCTGGGGCATTACAGACTGCTCACACGCAGAGGACGCGGGCGTCATCTGTGAGAAAA AGGTGGCCGTGAAGGATGACCGCCTGTTCCCCCTGGACCACAGCCTGAGCCTTTCGGGGGAACTGGGGGCGCTGTTCGACAGCAAGCGGGACTGCGACCTCACCGTCGTGGTGCTGAGCCCCGAGGAAGAAGTTGGAGAGAACACTTCCTGCGTCCACAGCCTGGTTCTGTCCCTCAGCACTGagccctccttctccctccagGCCCTCCAGGCTGGAAACCTCACCATCAACGTTAGCCAGGACTGCCGCAGCTACGTCTCGCAGTTCCTCAG GTACCTGTACACCCGCGAGATCGACATCTCGGCCTCGTCTGCCCAGTGCTTGCACAAGCTGGCCTCCGATTTCGGGATGAAGCGCCTGCAGGAGGATGCGGGCCGGCTTTTTGGCCTCCTGCTCCCATGGGACAGCACCTTCCACACCCAGGCGTCTCTGTACAAGTACTCGGTCCAGACGGGCGACCTGGCCCTGCAGGAGACCTGCCTCCAGTACCTGGCCTGGAACTGCGAGGCGCTGGTCTCCTCCCCGGCCTGGCCCACGCTGTCCCGGGACGCCCTGGAGGCCCTCCTGTCCCGGTCGGATTTGGCGGTGCCGGACGAGGCCTTCCTGCTGCGGGCGCTGGAGAGCTGGGTGCGGGACGGGCGCGGCTCCCCGGGGCTGGGGGACGAGGCCGCCCTCCTGCGTCTCATCCGCTTCCCCATGATCCCGCCGGCAGAGCTCTACGACCTCCCGTTCACCTCCGACCTCTACGGCCGCCACGGGGAGCTGGTCCGCTCGGGGATGCTGCGGGGGTTCCAGTTCCACGCCCTCTCGCTGGCCCAGCTCAGGAAACGCCTGAACGACAGCGACGACGAGTACCTCCCCCGAATCTACACCGCCAACCCCTGGAGCCTGGACGTCAACTCCACCGCCGTCTCCAGAGGTAGCCGCCGAGAGAGACGCTACAACTCCAGGAATCCCTACGGGGGATACAACTACGAGAGTTACGAGACAGTGTACTATAGCATAGACCACACCTTCTCCACGCCGGTCCACACCAGCGCGGTTCTCCGGGACAAAAAGGTCAGCTGGGCCGCCAACGTCTTTAAGACCCAGGAGGAGTGCTCCAGCAGCACGGTGCAGTGCGAGACCGTGCCGGCAGTCAGGCTGAGGAGCCAGAGCAGCCTGAGCGACTACCAGAGCTCCATCCGCTTCACCAACCGCCTCCTGGTAACCTGCGGCAACAGCAGCGGCGGCGAAGGGGGCTACGTCTTCCATGTCCGGGACTTCAAGGACAACCTGGCCCTCATCCCCACCAACAATCGCACGGGCCAGGCCTACCCCTGCTACGAGGACTCGTACATCTACCGCTTTGTGGTGCGCCCCGAGTACATTtga